The Halanaerobiaceae bacterium ANBcell28 genome has a segment encoding these proteins:
- a CDS encoding CD3324 family protein, which produces MSYKNGKDILPETLLQQIQEYAEGEIIYIPKRKNNHAGWGEISGTRDLLRKRNQKIYTLYKEGIPVGRIKERFHLSEESIKKIVANI; this is translated from the coding sequence ATGTCTTACAAAAATGGGAAGGATATTCTACCTGAGACATTATTGCAGCAAATTCAAGAATATGCAGAAGGTGAAATCATTTATATCCCTAAAAGAAAGAATAACCATGCTGGCTGGGGAGAAATAAGTGGTACTAGAGATCTTTTACGCAAAAGAAATCAGAAGATATACACTTTATATAAAGAAGGCATACCGGTGGGAAGAATCAAAGAAAGATTCCACCTTTCTGAAGAAAGCATCAAGAAAATTGTTGCTAATATATAA
- a CDS encoding AraC family transcriptional regulator — MDLKNLRDNFLIDYAKRTDGPYTMYNKHFHQSMELYFLLEGERYYFINNRTYHIKKGDLVLINKNILHRTIDTDNPAHERILINFNTDFIKRFLKEINKEINLLNCFQKNQPILCVDLEKQIWVQNHLYKILQEFKQKKEGYISSLKIYLLELLIFLNRESMINTNSTALYADETHEKMAAITDYINQNYHNEISLSDLASKFNYSPSYLSKTFKDVTGFNFVEYKNNVRVKEAQRLLQETDKNISEIATLVGYTNLTHFGRVFKGISSYSPLKYRKLFQK; from the coding sequence ATGGATTTAAAGAATTTAAGAGATAATTTTTTAATTGATTATGCTAAGAGAACAGACGGACCTTATACTATGTACAACAAGCATTTCCATCAAAGCATGGAGCTTTATTTCTTGCTTGAAGGAGAGCGCTATTACTTTATTAATAATAGAACTTATCATATAAAAAAAGGAGACCTTGTATTAATCAATAAAAATATACTTCATAGAACAATCGATACAGATAACCCTGCACATGAAAGAATTCTAATTAATTTTAATACAGATTTTATAAAAAGATTTCTGAAAGAAATCAATAAGGAAATTAATCTTTTAAACTGCTTCCAGAAAAATCAGCCTATTCTATGTGTTGATTTAGAGAAGCAGATATGGGTACAAAACCACTTATATAAAATACTACAGGAATTTAAACAAAAAAAAGAAGGCTACATAAGTAGCCTTAAGATATATTTATTAGAATTACTTATCTTTCTGAATAGAGAAAGTATGATAAATACTAATTCAACTGCCCTTTATGCCGATGAAACACACGAAAAAATGGCAGCAATTACAGATTATATTAATCAAAACTATCATAATGAAATAAGCCTTAGTGACTTAGCAAGTAAATTTAACTACAGTCCTAGCTACCTCAGTAAAACTTTTAAAGATGTCACAGGATTTAATTTTGTAGAATATAAAAACAATGTGCGTGTCAAAGAGGCACAACGTTTATTGCAAGAAACTGATAAAAATATAAGTGAAATTGCTACACTTGTTGGGTATACAAATTTAACTCACTTTGGTAGAGTTTTTAAGGGTATTAGCTCTTACTCTCCTCTTAAATATAGAAAACTCTTTCAAAAATAA
- a CDS encoding Gfo/Idh/MocA family oxidoreductase, with product MRYAIIGTGSRAGMYYNALVKNEEISKKHELVALLDLNQSRMDYVNKQLDLDLATYKPHQFDEMIDKEKIDGIVVTTKDCHHHEYIIKGLKLGLKVITEKPMTTDEDKCQEIVDVMEETGNDLIVTFNYRYSPYRSKVKELLQEGTIGKLTMVEFHWYLNTSHGADYYRRWHRHKENSGSLFVHKSTHHFDLVNWWIDSYPTQVFAMGEKSFYRPETFPYQLRCQSCDMTEECKFFMDMSKSEGLTEMYLNAEKEDGYFRDSCVFSPEIDIWDTRAVTASYQNNVLLSYSLNNYAPYEGYKVAFIGTKGRIEQDVIESAYISGHEGKPELKVPEDNIRLEVYPQFEESYQIKVETAEEGHGGGDIRLLEDIFLDDDTADPLGRKAGGIDGAMSILTGVAARRSIELGKAIDIDELVKFPKK from the coding sequence ATGAGATATGCAATTATAGGTACAGGATCAAGGGCTGGTATGTATTATAATGCACTTGTAAAAAATGAAGAAATCAGCAAGAAGCATGAATTAGTAGCTTTATTGGATTTGAATCAAAGTAGGATGGATTATGTAAATAAACAATTAGACTTGGATTTAGCCACATATAAACCACATCAATTTGATGAAATGATTGATAAAGAAAAAATTGATGGTATTGTAGTCACTACTAAAGATTGTCATCATCATGAGTATATTATCAAAGGTTTGAAATTAGGTTTAAAAGTTATTACTGAAAAACCAATGACTACTGATGAAGATAAATGTCAAGAAATAGTAGATGTGATGGAAGAGACCGGTAATGATTTGATTGTTACTTTTAATTATCGTTACTCACCATATCGATCAAAAGTAAAAGAATTGTTGCAGGAAGGAACTATTGGTAAATTAACGATGGTTGAATTTCACTGGTACTTAAACACCAGTCATGGTGCTGATTACTATCGTCGTTGGCATAGACATAAAGAAAATTCTGGTTCTCTTTTTGTGCATAAATCAACACATCATTTTGACCTTGTAAACTGGTGGATTGATAGCTATCCTACACAGGTTTTTGCTATGGGTGAAAAGAGTTTTTATCGCCCAGAAACCTTTCCATATCAATTGCGCTGCCAAAGCTGTGATATGACGGAAGAATGTAAGTTTTTTATGGATATGTCTAAATCAGAAGGACTTACAGAAATGTATTTAAATGCTGAAAAAGAAGATGGTTACTTCCGTGATTCTTGTGTATTTTCTCCAGAAATTGATATCTGGGACACTAGAGCTGTAACTGCTAGTTATCAAAACAATGTACTTTTAAGCTATTCACTTAATAATTATGCTCCTTATGAAGGATACAAGGTAGCTTTTATTGGAACAAAGGGTAGGATTGAACAAGATGTGATTGAGAGTGCTTATATAAGCGGACATGAAGGGAAACCTGAACTTAAGGTCCCTGAAGATAATATTAGATTGGAAGTTTACCCTCAATTTGAGGAGTCATATCAAATAAAAGTTGAGACTGCAGAAGAAGGCCATGGTGGTGGAGATATTCGTTTGTTAGAAGATATCTTCCTTGATGACGATACAGCTGATCCTCTGGGAAGAAAAGCTGGGGGAATTGATGGTGCTATGTCAATTCTTACTGGAGTTGCAGCTCGTAGGTCAATAGAACTTGGAAAAGCAATTGATATAGATGAGCTTGTAAAGTTTCCCAAAAAGTGA
- the mgtE gene encoding magnesium transporter, protein MRLNRNKNINFTSLLKKYIKNKDQSNLNDLIEDIHYSDLAEILNNVKDEDLETFFELADGKISSEVLLELSHDLIGELVTSLDEKNLKSIFSHLPTDDEITVLKTVDKVKRSELIKLLDNQQEIEELLKYDVDSAAASMTRDFVQINIEKTVYDVALMVKELGDKADLIHYAYLIDDDEKLIGIVSLRELFLVNPKEKIADVVELDEDIITINPETDREEAAHLMTKYDLIVLPVVDKDKKIQGILTVDDILDVIYEESSEDIFKQAGFAEVGNRETDYSSQLIFGSVWSVLKARFPWLFIVLIGGLMAGGIISGFEDTLESVVVLAFFIPVIMDMGGNVGTQSSTIFVRGVVLGQININKFYKHFKREVFIGILIGLSSGLLIGLSSFLWQGSFALGIITGISMFLTVLLASAIGFLIPWILIKMGLDSAAASDPLITTVKDITSLIIYFGIANFFINYI, encoded by the coding sequence ATGCGTTTGAATAGAAATAAAAATATAAATTTTACTAGCTTATTAAAGAAATATATAAAAAATAAGGATCAAAGTAATCTTAATGATCTAATTGAAGATATTCATTATAGTGATCTTGCAGAAATTCTTAATAATGTAAAGGATGAAGACTTAGAAACATTTTTTGAACTGGCAGATGGAAAAATTTCTTCAGAGGTTTTATTGGAATTGAGTCATGATCTTATTGGTGAGCTTGTTACTTCTCTAGATGAAAAAAACTTGAAGAGCATTTTTTCTCATTTGCCTACTGATGATGAGATTACTGTTTTAAAGACAGTAGATAAAGTGAAGCGCAGTGAATTAATTAAACTATTAGATAATCAGCAGGAAATTGAAGAACTGTTGAAATATGATGTTGATTCTGCAGCAGCCAGTATGACAAGGGACTTTGTTCAGATAAATATTGAAAAAACTGTCTATGATGTAGCTCTGATGGTGAAAGAATTAGGAGATAAAGCTGATTTGATTCATTATGCTTATCTAATTGATGATGATGAGAAGTTGATTGGAATAGTTTCCTTGAGGGAACTATTCCTTGTAAATCCCAAGGAAAAAATTGCAGATGTGGTTGAACTTGATGAAGATATCATTACAATTAATCCAGAAACAGATAGGGAAGAAGCAGCACATCTAATGACAAAATATGATTTGATTGTATTACCTGTAGTAGATAAGGATAAAAAAATACAGGGAATACTTACTGTAGATGATATACTTGATGTTATCTATGAAGAAAGTTCAGAGGATATTTTCAAACAGGCTGGATTTGCTGAGGTAGGAAATAGAGAGACAGATTATAGTAGTCAGTTGATCTTTGGTAGTGTCTGGTCAGTTCTTAAAGCACGTTTTCCCTGGTTATTTATTGTTTTAATTGGTGGGCTAATGGCAGGGGGAATTATTAGTGGTTTTGAGGACACTTTAGAATCAGTAGTTGTTCTAGCTTTCTTTATTCCGGTAATTATGGATATGGGAGGAAATGTTGGCACTCAATCTTCAACTATCTTTGTTAGAGGTGTTGTCTTAGGTCAGATAAATATAAATAAGTTTTATAAACATTTTAAACGAGAAGTTTTTATTGGAATATTGATTGGTCTATCCAGTGGTTTACTTATAGGTCTTAGCTCATTTCTCTGGCAGGGAAGTTTTGCTTTGGGGATAATAACAGGTATTTCTATGTTTTTAACTGTTTTATTAGCATCTGCCATAGGTTTTTTAATCCCCTGGATCTTGATAAAAATGGGCCTAGATTCAGCTGCTGCTTCTGATCCTTTGATTACCACAGTTAAGGATATAACTAGTCTGATTATTTATTTTGGAATTGCTAATTTCTTTATAAATTACATTTAA
- a CDS encoding extracellular solute-binding protein, protein MKKLILITCLLILSLVMSAFVFASDYTPLPGVLGPEDVDFAGETVMIFGLNLNPRAARVVAWDNYDHDLFQERLREAEELFNVNIIGRVGGNHNVISNRILAGDSVNDIYVEPHREIGFFNLVSAEYLYPVGEFLPQEYYNSLSNVDRAISEKLSFQNEFYTFGSVMGPINDSMMFTIYNKDVLEAENQPDPYELWLDGEWTWEVFEEIAKEVTRDTNGDGNIDQWGYYPIQDYAVWRFGASNAGVEITRVEDDGRVVFNYDSPVAINTLNTFQRWMTEEEFMGTEGTIVMSDSHVAGMRHEKAAANFEYGIVPMPMGPDGDRHYFPAFSFHSAAIPANAENPEGLVALFEFLFRPDDWEMRWDPALDDLMDIAITSREQWEVVMHAAESWQGEGDHFQYMGLWDIIIDHTNEIVAGEVGAASAMRSVAPEVQAYLDDLFKQ, encoded by the coding sequence ATGAAAAAATTAATTCTTATTACTTGTCTTTTAATATTGAGCTTAGTGATGTCAGCTTTTGTTTTTGCTAGTGATTATACTCCATTACCTGGTGTTCTTGGGCCGGAAGATGTGGATTTTGCTGGAGAAACAGTAATGATCTTTGGTCTTAATCTAAATCCAAGAGCAGCAAGGGTTGTAGCCTGGGATAATTATGACCATGACTTATTTCAAGAGAGATTGCGTGAAGCAGAAGAGTTGTTTAATGTAAATATTATAGGTAGAGTAGGTGGTAATCATAATGTCATCAGTAATAGAATTCTTGCAGGTGATTCAGTCAATGATATCTATGTAGAACCACATAGAGAAATTGGATTTTTTAATCTGGTTTCAGCAGAATATCTATATCCAGTAGGAGAATTTTTACCTCAAGAATATTATAATTCTTTAAGTAATGTAGATAGAGCTATTTCAGAAAAACTAAGTTTTCAAAATGAGTTTTATACTTTTGGTAGTGTGATGGGACCTATCAATGACTCTATGATGTTTACAATTTACAACAAAGATGTCCTGGAAGCGGAAAATCAGCCAGACCCTTATGAGCTATGGTTAGATGGCGAGTGGACTTGGGAGGTATTTGAAGAAATAGCAAAAGAAGTCACAAGAGATACCAATGGTGATGGAAATATAGATCAATGGGGTTATTATCCTATTCAGGACTATGCAGTTTGGAGGTTTGGAGCAAGTAATGCTGGAGTGGAAATAACTAGAGTTGAAGATGATGGAAGAGTTGTTTTTAATTATGATTCACCTGTAGCTATTAATACTTTGAATACTTTTCAACGCTGGATGACTGAAGAAGAATTTATGGGGACAGAAGGTACTATAGTCATGTCAGATTCACATGTGGCAGGCATGAGACATGAAAAAGCTGCTGCTAATTTTGAGTATGGAATAGTGCCTATGCCAATGGGACCAGACGGAGATCGTCATTATTTCCCTGCTTTTAGTTTCCATTCTGCAGCTATTCCAGCTAATGCAGAAAATCCTGAGGGATTAGTTGCTCTGTTTGAATTTTTATTTAGACCTGATGATTGGGAAATGCGTTGGGATCCTGCATTAGATGATTTAATGGATATTGCTATTACTAGCAGAGAACAATGGGAGGTAGTTATGCATGCAGCAGAAAGTTGGCAGGGTGAGGGAGATCACTTCCAATACATGGGGTTGTGGGATATAATTATCGATCACACAAACGAAATAGTAGCTGGAGAAGTTGGTGCTGCTTCTGCAATGAGGTCAGTAGCGCCTGAAGTCCAGGCTTATCTTGATGATCTTTTTAAACAATAG
- a CDS encoding polysaccharide deacetylase family protein produces the protein MKTIYKCFPGGKHKVLTMSYDDGRNADRKLVDIFNKYGIKGTFHINSGLFDRGDSVPAIELKDLYQGHEVAAHTYTHPTIERCPQEQIIQEIIEDRKALEKILGYAVRGLSYPNGSYNKKIREILTHLGIEYARVVGNSNNFAMPDDLFIWKSTCHHNHNLMNLAREFAALYKEQYLYMMYVWGHSYEFDNDDNWDLIEGFCEYIAGREDVWYTTNIEIVDYLKAFERLHFSANMDFVYNPSVQSVWLSVDGNIVEIKGGVQKNL, from the coding sequence ATGAAAACAATATATAAGTGCTTTCCTGGAGGGAAACATAAAGTATTAACTATGAGTTATGATGATGGCAGAAATGCTGATAGAAAACTTGTAGATATCTTTAATAAGTATGGGATTAAGGGGACCTTTCATATAAATTCAGGTCTCTTTGATAGAGGAGACAGTGTACCTGCAATAGAATTAAAGGACTTGTATCAGGGTCATGAAGTGGCGGCACATACTTATACTCATCCAACTATTGAAAGATGTCCTCAGGAGCAGATTATTCAGGAAATAATAGAAGATCGAAAGGCTTTAGAAAAGATACTTGGATATGCAGTTAGAGGTTTATCATATCCTAATGGTTCTTATAATAAGAAGATTAGAGAAATATTAACTCATTTAGGTATTGAATATGCAAGGGTTGTAGGTAATAGTAATAATTTTGCTATGCCTGATGACCTTTTTATCTGGAAGTCTACATGTCATCATAATCATAATCTGATGAATCTCGCCAGGGAGTTTGCTGCTTTATATAAAGAGCAGTACCTTTACATGATGTATGTCTGGGGTCATAGTTATGAGTTTGATAATGATGATAATTGGGATCTAATAGAGGGATTTTGTGAATATATAGCTGGCAGAGAAGACGTATGGTATACCACTAATATAGAGATTGTAGATTATTTAAAGGCTTTTGAACGATTACATTTTTCGGCTAATATGGATTTTGTCTATAATCCTTCAGTACAATCTGTCTGGCTAAGTGTTGATGGAAATATCGTAGAAATAAAGGGTGGAGTGCAAAAAAATCTATAA
- a CDS encoding DUF1961 family protein: protein MSFTSKELIYENNLASKEDVKAFKMEGEGAISFPKGRMRMETLMDPEEGQKSNIVYWCPEELPENILVEWDFWPIHEPGLCIIFFAAQGKNGEDIFDPSLSKRTGEYNLYHHGDINTYHLSYFRRRWEHEKEFHTCNLRKSYGHQMVAQGADPIPSVIDAKSPYHISLLKNKAYIEFSINDLTVLKWNDDGDEYGPILGGGKIGFRQMSPLIAEYSNLKIYEVK from the coding sequence ATGAGTTTTACAAGTAAAGAATTAATTTACGAAAATAATCTTGCTTCTAAAGAAGATGTGAAGGCTTTTAAGATGGAAGGGGAAGGGGCTATATCTTTCCCTAAAGGAAGAATGAGAATGGAAACCTTAATGGATCCTGAAGAAGGACAAAAATCTAATATTGTATATTGGTGCCCTGAAGAATTGCCGGAAAATATTTTAGTAGAATGGGATTTTTGGCCTATCCATGAACCAGGGCTTTGTATTATTTTCTTTGCTGCTCAAGGAAAGAATGGAGAAGACATTTTTGATCCTTCATTAAGTAAAAGAACTGGAGAATATAACTTATACCATCATGGAGATATTAATACATATCATTTATCCTATTTCCGTCGTAGATGGGAACATGAAAAGGAATTTCATACTTGTAACCTTAGGAAAAGCTATGGGCATCAAATGGTAGCTCAGGGAGCAGATCCTATCCCTTCAGTTATTGATGCAAAATCCCCATATCATATATCTTTATTAAAGAATAAAGCTTATATTGAGTTTTCTATTAATGACTTAACTGTACTTAAATGGAATGATGATGGAGATGAATATGGACCTATTCTAGGAGGGGGCAAAATAGGTTTTAGACAAATGTCTCCTTTGATTGCTGAATACTCTAATTTGAAAATATATGAAGTCAAGTAA
- a CDS encoding polysaccharide lyase family protein has product MYCQRRKVLFLTLLILVLIMTVSFTIYGEGENKIVNEKINEVNMDQLMKDLIDNNFSVNSQAMDELSDIGKPSISYLKDLLESNEDLWAKRRAITVLDRIGNDEVIEVLFIALSDNEKVIREAAADSLEKFGEQVLPILKEQLIDVNFYVRTEAVNIIKRIGWTADDISKYLMAELIRKGSDKTTILRQLANLESEARSVVPNLLEILEDSNEDLLLRLRVLESLEIIDRESVPLKYWLLAYRSESVDNFRRLYEKANHAIVLAGDTALPFLEEALKSDYPELRTRAISSVASIDGVEELYKEIFELLFDEKWYVRYQAVSVLEDYNSAKFFTDILDTYNKSEDVYKKDILLSNLNYAVKKGEEILTKVDISPKEGSDNENKTSPVSIEESTNTVVLSNNKITMTIEKQNASISRLLNAKGVDIMDNKGYSYVNGFFDGRRFWLGNDHGRLEYHLVRQEDDLVEIKFSTSSWKQVPFKVQLHYVLKNNDQGFYWYLTVEHPGGDMPAASYGFLRRVTRVSSSLLTHVAQSDGRLVKVPVSELDLPLEEVMDATFRMPDDGSVYTKYDFANLMAEHYFHGAIGEEYAYWSIMASNEFKNGGPSKQYNTAHDGGDTQVILDILQSVHFIGDVDINVDKEWGKIYGPFFVYLNSGENMAEMLVDAQKRAAEEREKWPYSWMENNLYPVERGSVTGKVKFTDGSNSEGGWVILGEPDRDWQKQSENYLFWSKIDQDGFFKIDNVREGEYTLYSYVPGIFGEFSQDGINVKANENTDLGTLNWIPLSYGEKLWEIGIPDRSAKEFLNGNTYRQWDLISQYPIDYPKDVQFVIGESDWTKDWNFAQPVRNSGTGSAATWDVIFEMDERVSGQAYLSIAIAGSHDLNLYVSVNGTRVGSIMLSNDSSIHRGGKQGLYREELVKFNASLLVEGENNISLSLDGTDWKAVMYDYLKLEIADS; this is encoded by the coding sequence ATGTATTGCCAAAGGAGAAAAGTTCTATTTCTTACTCTACTTATTCTAGTCTTAATTATGACAGTTAGTTTTACCATCTATGGAGAGGGTGAAAATAAGATAGTGAATGAAAAAATAAATGAAGTTAATATGGATCAATTGATGAAAGATCTAATAGATAATAATTTTAGTGTTAATAGTCAAGCTATGGATGAATTGTCAGATATAGGTAAGCCTAGTATTTCTTATTTAAAAGATTTATTGGAAAGTAATGAAGATTTATGGGCGAAACGTAGAGCAATAACGGTACTTGATCGTATTGGGAATGACGAGGTAATTGAAGTTTTGTTTATTGCTTTATCAGACAATGAAAAAGTAATCAGAGAGGCTGCAGCTGATAGTTTAGAAAAATTTGGTGAACAGGTCTTGCCTATTTTAAAAGAGCAGTTAATAGATGTGAATTTCTATGTTAGAACAGAAGCAGTAAATATTATCAAAAGAATAGGCTGGACAGCTGATGATATTAGTAAATATTTAATGGCCGAACTGATCAGGAAAGGCTCAGATAAAACGACTATTCTTAGGCAACTGGCTAATTTAGAATCCGAGGCCAGGAGTGTTGTACCTAATTTATTAGAAATTTTAGAAGACAGTAACGAAGATTTATTATTACGCCTAAGAGTCCTGGAAAGTCTTGAAATAATTGATAGAGAGTCAGTCCCACTTAAATATTGGCTTTTAGCATATAGGTCTGAAAGTGTGGACAATTTTAGAAGACTTTATGAAAAGGCAAATCACGCAATAGTACTCGCAGGAGATACAGCACTTCCATTTTTAGAGGAAGCATTGAAGTCAGATTATCCGGAACTTCGTACAAGGGCTATTTCATCCGTTGCCAGTATAGATGGAGTGGAAGAACTGTATAAAGAGATATTTGAACTTCTCTTTGACGAAAAGTGGTATGTTCGATATCAGGCTGTATCTGTATTAGAAGATTATAATTCTGCTAAGTTTTTTACAGATATACTTGATACTTATAATAAGAGTGAAGATGTTTATAAAAAAGATATATTGCTTAGCAACTTGAATTATGCGGTTAAAAAGGGAGAAGAAATCCTTACTAAAGTGGATATAAGTCCAAAAGAAGGCAGTGACAATGAAAATAAAACTTCTCCAGTAAGTATTGAAGAATCAACTAACACTGTAGTCTTATCAAACAATAAGATAACTATGACTATAGAAAAACAAAATGCTTCCATAAGTAGATTGCTCAATGCAAAAGGTGTTGACATAATGGATAATAAAGGTTATTCATATGTAAACGGTTTTTTTGATGGTAGGAGATTTTGGCTTGGTAACGACCATGGTAGGCTTGAATATCATCTTGTCAGACAAGAGGATGACTTAGTAGAGATAAAATTTAGTACTAGTTCTTGGAAACAAGTTCCTTTTAAAGTACAGTTGCATTATGTATTGAAAAATAATGATCAGGGTTTTTATTGGTATCTTACTGTTGAACATCCAGGTGGAGATATGCCTGCTGCTTCATATGGATTTCTACGTAGAGTCACTCGGGTATCATCAAGTCTTTTAACACATGTAGCACAGTCAGATGGTCGTTTAGTAAAAGTACCTGTATCAGAACTAGATCTGCCACTGGAGGAAGTAATGGATGCTACTTTTAGAATGCCAGATGATGGTTCTGTATATACAAAATATGATTTTGCTAATCTTATGGCAGAACATTATTTTCATGGTGCAATAGGTGAAGAATATGCCTATTGGTCTATTATGGCAAGTAATGAGTTTAAAAATGGTGGGCCTAGCAAGCAGTATAATACGGCTCATGATGGTGGAGATACACAAGTAATATTAGATATATTGCAATCTGTTCATTTTATTGGCGATGTGGATATAAATGTGGATAAAGAATGGGGAAAAATTTATGGACCTTTCTTTGTCTATCTAAATTCTGGTGAAAATATGGCAGAGATGCTTGTTGACGCTCAAAAAAGAGCAGCAGAAGAACGAGAAAAGTGGCCTTATTCCTGGATGGAAAATAACTTATACCCTGTAGAAAGAGGTTCTGTTACAGGCAAGGTGAAATTCACAGATGGAAGTAATTCTGAAGGTGGATGGGTAATCCTTGGAGAACCTGATCGTGATTGGCAAAAGCAAAGTGAAAATTATCTATTTTGGAGTAAAATAGATCAAGACGGATTTTTCAAGATTGATAATGTAAGAGAAGGAGAATATACATTATATTCTTATGTCCCTGGGATTTTTGGTGAGTTTAGTCAAGATGGAATTAATGTAAAAGCTAATGAAAATACTGATTTAGGAACTCTTAATTGGATTCCACTAAGTTATGGTGAAAAATTGTGGGAAATAGGGATACCTGATCGAAGTGCTAAAGAGTTTTTAAATGGCAATACTTATCGACAATGGGATTTAATAAGTCAATATCCGATTGATTATCCAAAGGACGTTCAGTTCGTAATTGGAGAAAGTGATTGGACTAAGGATTGGAATTTTGCTCAACCAGTAAGGAACAGTGGCACAGGTAGTGCTGCTACATGGGATGTTATTTTTGAAATGGATGAAAGAGTTTCAGGACAGGCATATTTATCAATTGCAATTGCAGGTTCTCATGATCTTAATCTATATGTAAGTGTTAATGGGACTAGAGTAGGCAGTATTATGCTGTCTAATGATAGTTCTATACATCGAGGAGGTAAACAGGGACTTTATAGAGAAGAACTAGTTAAATTTAACGCCTCGCTATTAGTAGAGGGTGAAAATAATATAAGTTTATCTCTTGATGGGACTGATTGGAAGGCGGTTATGTATGACTATCTGAAATTGGAGATAGCTGATAGTTAG